The Thermus hydrothermalis nucleotide sequence TCAGGATGCGGGGGTCCTTGCGCTCCTCCGGGGTCATGGAGAGGACGATGGCCTCCAGGCGCTTGATGGCCTTCTCGTCCACCTGGACCCCCGGGGGGAGGGCCTTCCCCATACCGGGGAGCATGCCGAGGATCTCGGAGAAGGAGCCCAAGCGCCGAAGGTTTTGCAGTTGCTTGAGGAAGTCCTCCAGGGTGAGGTCCTTGGCGGACTTGGGAGCTTCCGCCTCGAGGCCCGCCTGCCGCACCCTTTCCGCCAGGGTGGCCACATCCCCCATGCCCAGGATGCGGCTCGCCAGGCGGTCCGGGTAGAAGGGCTCCAGACCTTCCGGGCGCTCGGAAACCCCGGCGAAGTAGATGGGCTTGCCCGTGACGTGCCTCGCCGAAAGGGCCGCCCCGCCCCGGGCGTCCCCGTCCAGCTTGGTGAGGACGAGGCCCGTGACCCCGATGCGCTCGTCAAAGGCCTTGGCCACCCCCAAGGCCTCCTGGCCGGTCATGGCGTCCAGGACCAGGAGGACCTCATCCGGGCGCAGGACCTCCTTGAGGCGGAAGAGCTCGGCCATGAGGGGCTCGTCAATCTGGAGGCGGCCGGCGGTGTCCACCAGGACCAGGTCCCGGGCCTCGAGGCGGGCCTTCTCCTCCACCCGGCGGCGGATGGACTCGGGGGACTCCCCGTCCATCACCTCCAAAACCGGCACTCCCACCTTTTCCCCTAGGAGGCGGAGCTGCTCCCGGGCGGCGGGACGCTGGGTGTCGGCAGCCACCAGGAGGGGGCGGCGCCCCTTGCCCTTGTAGTAG carries:
- the ffh gene encoding signal recognition particle protein, producing the protein MFAQLAARLQEAIDRLRGRGRITEEDLKSTLREIRRALMDADVNLEVARSFVEMVRERALGQQVLESLTPAEVILATVYEALKEALGGEARLPVLKDRNLWFLVGLQGSGKTTTAAKLALYYKGKGRRPLLVAADTQRPAAREQLRLLGEKVGVPVLEVMDGESPESIRRRVEEKARLEARDLVLVDTAGRLQIDEPLMAELFRLKEVLRPDEVLLVLDAMTGQEALGVAKAFDERIGVTGLVLTKLDGDARGGAALSARHVTGKPIYFAGVSERPEGLEPFYPDRLASRILGMGDVATLAERVRQAGLEAEAPKSAKDLTLEDFLKQLQNLRRLGSFSEILGMLPGMGKALPPGVQVDEKAIKRLEAIVLSMTPEERKDPRILNGSRRKRIAKGSGTTVQEVNRFIKSFEETKALMKSLEKRKGRGLMGIFRR